A window from Aeromonas rivipollensis encodes these proteins:
- the pstA gene encoding phosphate ABC transporter permease PstA — protein MGKWFKSGAPWIWMTGGAVSLSLVAVLGLLLLIGWRGLVYFWPHPIYEWQLEDASGNKSVLIGEINDREMVPVERLRAAGQALEGEERELLTRYLVKTGNREFVDLDFRWVLETDIKSQSQPAELAMVERATNGNFYGYITSVKEDGKELTADLHPALQRVLARANSLSEQANDLQKRDIGSINYQLERLRLKERKAELDDKLTDQLKAELASERQALNDRYQVLEKELFSLRAQADRDAITVKDMRGELVTMPMSKVLDVVWPNDMSLPAKVGHWFHQIGKFVSDDPREANTEGGVFPAIFGTVFMVLLMAIIVTPLGVVAAVYLHEYAGKNSLTKIIRIAVINLAGVPSIVYGVFGLGFFVYTLGGSLDQLFYPEALPSPTFGSPGVIWSALTLAILTLPVVIVSTEEGLARIPSTIRQGSLALGATQAETLWRIVLPMASPAIMTGLILAIARAAGEVAPLMLVGVVKLAPTLPMDGNFPYLHVERKFMHLGFHIYDVGFQSPNVEAARPLVYATSFLLVTVIVGLNLTAIGIRNHLREKFRSLEH, from the coding sequence ATGGGTAAGTGGTTTAAATCGGGGGCCCCCTGGATCTGGATGACGGGGGGCGCCGTCAGCCTGAGTCTGGTTGCCGTACTGGGTCTGCTGTTGCTGATCGGCTGGCGTGGTCTGGTCTACTTCTGGCCGCACCCCATCTATGAGTGGCAGCTTGAAGACGCCAGCGGCAACAAGAGCGTGCTCATCGGCGAGATCAATGACCGCGAGATGGTACCTGTGGAGCGGCTGCGCGCCGCAGGCCAGGCGCTGGAGGGGGAAGAGCGCGAGCTGCTGACCCGTTATCTGGTCAAGACTGGCAACCGTGAGTTTGTCGACCTCGACTTCCGCTGGGTACTGGAGACCGACATCAAGTCCCAGAGCCAGCCGGCCGAGCTCGCCATGGTGGAGCGTGCCACCAACGGCAACTTCTACGGTTACATCACCTCGGTGAAAGAGGATGGCAAGGAGCTGACGGCAGATCTGCATCCTGCCCTGCAGCGGGTGCTGGCACGAGCCAACAGCCTCTCCGAGCAGGCCAACGACCTGCAAAAAAGGGACATCGGCAGTATCAACTATCAACTGGAGCGGCTGCGCCTGAAAGAGCGCAAGGCCGAGCTGGATGACAAGCTGACCGATCAGCTCAAAGCCGAACTGGCCAGCGAGCGTCAGGCCCTCAACGATCGCTATCAGGTGCTGGAAAAAGAGCTCTTCTCCCTGCGTGCCCAGGCAGATCGTGACGCCATCACCGTCAAGGACATGCGCGGCGAGCTGGTGACCATGCCGATGTCCAAGGTGCTGGACGTGGTCTGGCCCAACGACATGAGCCTGCCCGCCAAGGTAGGGCACTGGTTCCACCAGATTGGCAAGTTCGTCTCCGACGATCCCCGTGAGGCCAACACCGAGGGCGGCGTCTTCCCGGCCATCTTCGGCACCGTCTTCATGGTGTTGCTGATGGCCATCATAGTGACCCCCCTTGGGGTGGTGGCAGCTGTCTACCTGCACGAGTACGCGGGCAAGAACAGCCTGACCAAGATCATCCGCATCGCGGTGATCAACCTGGCGGGTGTGCCCTCCATCGTCTACGGTGTCTTCGGTCTGGGTTTCTTCGTCTATACCCTGGGCGGCTCGCTGGACCAGTTGTTCTACCCGGAGGCGCTGCCGAGCCCGACCTTTGGCTCACCCGGCGTCATCTGGTCGGCGCTGACCCTGGCCATCCTGACCCTGCCGGTGGTGATCGTCTCCACCGAAGAGGGGCTGGCACGGATCCCGAGCACCATACGCCAGGGCTCCCTGGCCCTGGGGGCCACCCAGGCCGAGACCCTGTGGCGCATAGTACTGCCCATGGCGAGCCCGGCCATCATGACCGGCCTCATCCTGGCGATAGCCCGGGCCGCCGGTGAAGTGGCACCGCTGATGCTGGTGGGGGTGGTGAAATTGGCGCCGACCCTGCCGATGGATGGCAACTTCCCGTACCTGCATGTGGAGCGTAAGTTCATGCACCTGGGCTTCCACATCTATGACGTCGGCTTCCAGAGCCCGAACGTCGAGGCGGCGCGGCCCCTGGTCTATGCCACCTCCTTCCTGCTGGTGACTGTGATAGTGGGCCTCAACCTGACGGCTATCGGTATCCGCAACCACCTGCGCGAGAAGTTCCGCTCTTTGGAACATTGA